Below is a window of Halarcobacter anaerophilus DNA.
AATCTAAAGGTAATCCAAGTACCGCTCTTACATGAAGTGCAAACTCACTTTGAGATTGGGTAATCATAGTAACCATTCCCGTATCATGAGGTCTTGGACTAACTTCACTAAAATAGACTTCATCCCCTTTTATAAATAGTTCAACTCCGAAAATACCTCTTCCGCCTAAACCGTCGGTTACCGTTTTTGCAATTTCTTGAGCTTTTTGTTTTGCTTCTTCACTCATTTCCATAGGTTGCCATGAAAATACATAGTCACCGTTTTTTTGAATATGTCCTATTGGCTCACAAAATACTGTTTGGTTTTCATTTCTTGCCGTTAGCATTGTAATTTCATAATCAAAAGTGATAAACTCTTCAACTATTAGTTCACTAGCATCTCCTCTTGCTTCTTTTGCCAATTCCCAAGATTCTACCAGATTTGAGCTGTTTCTTGCAATACTTTGCCCATGTCCCGATGAACTCATTACGGGTTTAATTACGCAAGGGTATCCAATCTCTTTAGCTGCTTCTTCCAAACCTTCGAAAGTAGTAACAAATCTATAATCGCTTGTAGGAAGATTTAATCTCTCTGCTGCAAACTCTCTTATATTTTTTCTATTCATTGTTTTATTTACAGCTTCTGCATTAGGAATTACGTGAAAACCTTCGTTTTCTGCATCAAATAGTGCTTGAATACTGATGGCTTCAACTTCAGGCAGTATATATGTAGGTTTTTCTCTTCTTATCACATCTAAAACTTCATCTTTGTTTTTCATATTTATTGTATAAGCTTTATTTGCTACAAGTTGAGCAGGTGCGTTGTTATACGAATCTACCGCAACTGTTTCGATTCCTAATCTTTGTGCTTCTATTATTACTTCTTTTCCTAACTCTCCGCTTCCTAAAAGCATAATTTTTGTTGAGTTAGATTTAAGTGGTGCTGTAAATTTCATTTTTAACCTCTCTTAATCTAAATTTTTAATTTTTTCGTAAAATTTTATATCATAATTTATTAACTGGCTTTTTCTGATTATTGATTGCAATATTTTAACGTAATCATGACCTATACCTGAGTATTTTGTCATTGTTGCACTTAATACCAAGCCATTTATAAATATTTTTGTAGATCTCATTTTTTCTCTTAAATCTCTAAACTTTTTATAAGCAGGTGTCCTGTTTAAATTTAGCATATAAGCCGCAATTGAGTCTTCAAGGGTTGAAAAAACCCTTACTAAATGTTTTGCTCCCTCTTTTCTTTCCAAAGGAACCATTCCTATTTTCGGATTATAAGTCCAGTGTCCGAAGATATTGTTTGCTTTTTTAAAAAATCTGCTTTTCCCCCAGCCACTCTCTGTTGCTGCTTGGGCAAGAGCCATCGAAGGAGGAATTATATCTATTCTTCTTAAAAACTTAGAATAATCGAACATATTTTGAACTTTGTATTTCTTTTGCAAAAGTTCAAGTTTTTTGTATTCTAAAGAGTCTTTTTTAGGAAGAGGGGAGTTTAATAAAGATTTTACAAAAAGCCTGTCTGCCAAGATTTTTATATTTTCAATTTCAATTCTTTTTTCAAAATAGTTAAAAAAGAACTCTTTAGCCTTCTTTGAAGACATCTTATAATATTTATCAGGGAAACCGATGCTTGCAAAAGCAGAACCGCCGACAAGAGAAGAGAGAAATAAAATTTTTATGAAAAATTTCATATGCTTACTCTATTGTTGCAGTAAAAACTTTTTTTACCGCACCTTGAAAATAGATTTTTTCTCCCACTTTTGAAACTGTTAATTCTTCATTGCTTTTTGGATAAATAAGAGCAGTATCTTTTACCAAATTCAAATCTTGGGCTCTTAAAAAACAAGCAACCATTCCTGTTCCGCAAGCAAGAGTCTCTCCTTCTACTCCTCTTTCATATGTTCTGACTTTTATTTTCCCGTTTTGCATTTTTGCAAAATTTACGTTTGCATTATGTTCATATCTCATTTTTGCACATAACTCATGGTCATATTTTTCTAAATCGTCGACAAAAGTTACTAAATGAGGTACTCCAGTATCAATTAAATACCAAATAAAACCCTCTTGTTCAAACTGCTCTTTTATAACTTTTGGCTCGGTCATTTGTGTTTTTACTATGTTATTATTCATAACTTCAGATTCTATAATTCCCGCATCAGTCAAGAATTTCATTTTTGAAGAAGCTAGATTATTATTAAAAGCATAGTGGGCAACTGCTCTTGTTGCATTTCCGCACATAGCAGCTGCACTTCCGTCGCTATTATAAAATTTCCATTTAAAATCTGCTTCTTTAGAAGGGAGTAAAACAACGAATCCATCGGCTCCGATCCCTTCCGTTCTATTGCAAAGTTTTATTGCTTCTTGTGTAAAATCTTTTTCTACAAAGCAGTGTAAAATCACAAAGTCGTTTCCACTTGCAGAATATTTCGCATAAGTCATAAAATCTCCTTAATAACTCTTTCAACCTCATTTTGTAAATTTTTTAAATTTGAAGAGTTGTCTATTATTAAATCTGCCATAGATTTTTTTTCTTCAATATCCATTTGATTTGATATCTTAAGAAGGGCTTCTTCTTCTGTTATATTATCTCTTTGCATTAACCTTTGTATTTGTATCTCTTTTGGAGTATAGACTACAAGAGATTTAGAAATAGGATAATTCATCTTTTCAAAAAAAAGAGGAATATCTATAAAATAAGGTTTTTTTTGTTCCTCAAAAACCCTTGACTCTTTTTCTATCTCATCTTTTATCAAAGGGTGAAGCAAAGCTTCAAGTTTTAGTTTGTTTTCTTCATTTGAAAAGATGATTTTACCTAGTTTTTTTCTTAAAACTTTACCATCTTCTACATACTCGTCTCCAAACATTAAAGCGATCTTTGAACTATTTTGATCAAGTAGTTTATGGGCTATTTTATCTGCATCAATCGTCAGAAAGCCATGGAGTTTGAGTAGATTACAAACTGTGCTTTTACCTGTTGCTATTCCACCTGTTAATGCAATTGCATATTTAAATAAATCATTATTCATAATGATAGTTTACTAAAATAATGATTTATTTTTTATTATTAAGATTTTTTTAATAATATTTATCTTTTTGCTATACCTGTCAAGGCTTTGTGTTGAGCTGCCGGAAATACAAACGAAGCTGTATGAATCTCTGTTGAATAATACTCTAAATCGTTTAATAAATCAGATCTTTGCAAAATTATATCTGCTGTAGGATGATATTTTTTTGAAGCTAAAATTGCTGTTTCATGACCGAATCTAAAAGGCATTGCAATCCAGAAACTTTGACCGACTAGTTGTAAATCTGCTTTTAATTTATCTTCATTTTTGTGAAAACTTTCAGTTGAAAATGTGATTAACCCGTCATCTTTCAAAACTCTTCGAATATTTGCTAAAACAATTTCAT
It encodes the following:
- the coaE gene encoding dephospho-CoA kinase (Dephospho-CoA kinase (CoaE) performs the final step in coenzyme A biosynthesis.) yields the protein MNNDLFKYAIALTGGIATGKSTVCNLLKLHGFLTIDADKIAHKLLDQNSSKIALMFGDEYVEDGKVLRKKLGKIIFSNEENKLKLEALLHPLIKDEIEKESRVFEEQKKPYFIDIPLFFEKMNYPISKSLVVYTPKEIQIQRLMQRDNITEEEALLKISNQMDIEEKKSMADLIIDNSSNLKNLQNEVERVIKEIL
- the dapF gene encoding diaminopimelate epimerase, translating into MTYAKYSASGNDFVILHCFVEKDFTQEAIKLCNRTEGIGADGFVVLLPSKEADFKWKFYNSDGSAAAMCGNATRAVAHYAFNNNLASSKMKFLTDAGIIESEVMNNNIVKTQMTEPKVIKEQFEQEGFIWYLIDTGVPHLVTFVDDLEKYDHELCAKMRYEHNANVNFAKMQNGKIKVRTYERGVEGETLACGTGMVACFLRAQDLNLVKDTALIYPKSNEELTVSKVGEKIYFQGAVKKVFTATIE
- the purT gene encoding formate-dependent phosphoribosylglycinamide formyltransferase, with protein sequence MKFTAPLKSNSTKIMLLGSGELGKEVIIEAQRLGIETVAVDSYNNAPAQLVANKAYTINMKNKDEVLDVIRREKPTYILPEVEAISIQALFDAENEGFHVIPNAEAVNKTMNRKNIREFAAERLNLPTSDYRFVTTFEGLEEAAKEIGYPCVIKPVMSSSGHGQSIARNSSNLVESWELAKEARGDASELIVEEFITFDYEITMLTARNENQTVFCEPIGHIQKNGDYVFSWQPMEMSEEAKQKAQEIAKTVTDGLGGRGIFGVELFIKGDEVYFSEVSPRPHDTGMVTMITQSQSEFALHVRAVLGLPLDYIDYGCGASAAYKAQEDTFTPTIDIEDSAFTKNSFVRVFGKPQSHEGRRMAVALVFDKDSSQNALDKSKEIISKFTDC
- a CDS encoding glucosaminidase domain-containing protein encodes the protein MKFFIKILFLSSLVGGSAFASIGFPDKYYKMSSKKAKEFFFNYFEKRIEIENIKILADRLFVKSLLNSPLPKKDSLEYKKLELLQKKYKVQNMFDYSKFLRRIDIIPPSMALAQAATESGWGKSRFFKKANNIFGHWTYNPKIGMVPLERKEGAKHLVRVFSTLEDSIAAYMLNLNRTPAYKKFRDLREKMRSTKIFINGLVLSATMTKYSGIGHDYVKILQSIIRKSQLINYDIKFYEKIKNLD
- a CDS encoding spermine/spermidine synthase domain-containing protein, translated to MKENQAFNEMMVHTPLCTHKEPQNVSIVGTASQGLKKEAAKHNGNIEFIDLATFNAKNEKDVDIVILTDINIDEIVLANIRRVLKDDGLITFSTESFHKNEDKLKADLQLVGQSFWIAMPFRFGHETAILASKKYHPTADIILQRSDLLNDLEYYSTEIHTASFVFPAAQHKALTGIAKR